In Silurus meridionalis isolate SWU-2019-XX chromosome 23, ASM1480568v1, whole genome shotgun sequence, the genomic window TACTCTCATAAAATGTGTGAGATGTGAacttataatacatttttcatgttttacatttaattcagcaatatttctaagataATAAATATTATCCTGTAAAGGTCATTAATGTGACTTTCTAAGAGCTACAAATCTGACTGGAATCAATAATCATACCGAGGGCTTTTACTGCTTGCATTTGATTTTAATGATGTACCTTCAGAATTACTAcaaacattataagaagtttgcTAAGTTTGCTAAGTTTTTAGTTTTCTCAGAATGAAGTAGAAGTAGCACTTTAGACAGTGCAGTAATCTCAGTACCTTGGCTGGGCCTACACCTGGACTGCAAGTGTTTGTACTTGCATGATTGTGTTCACTAGACATTTATACTAAGAGTGTAAGAGGTGTAGGTTGTCTTGAGCATAGCTGATGCGAGGATGTGACTTCACTGAGTTGCAGTTGCAGTTGTAGctggaggagagaaaaagacCCTGACCTGAGCCTTGTGGTGACCCTGCATGGAGCAGATATGGATTCCGTCCATATGACTATCCTTCCAGTTAAGAAGTAAACAACTTGCATTCTCTGCctttaatttaatcaaattaGTGTGAAAGCAACAACAACTACAACAGCAAACTCACCACTACTtcacaattaatcaataaatatgcaaaatctGCTTCAAAACCACTGACATGGACACCCAGGGAAGTGGAAAGAGCTATTCTTATTACTGAGCTGAGATGATTGCTCATTATACCAATCACTTGGCTGGGGGATGAGGGCATGAGTGTAACAAGGGCTTGCTGTTTCTTTTGTTATCTGTAATGCTTCATCACCCCCATTCTTTATAGTTAATATGACCAGAGAATTCATGCAGATCCTCCCTACAGTTTTAATATAGCCATTAACACATCTTTAAAGCCTAAACGCCCCTGAGCTGAAATGAatcatgtctgtttttctttcgtGTATGCTCCAGTGACACTAGAGTGCcacttttctctccttttccaTCTAAAGTTGGAACTCTGCCATCATGGACCGGTGTTATTTTTCTCCAGACACTGTGAGATTACAGATGTTCTGTCTCGGAATAAAACAGCCGTGTAGCACATTACTGCTGGGGAGACAGCACAGCTAAATCACTGAATGTCCTAGTGGAGCCAGTCGCAAGGCAGAAACAGAGGAGGAAAAAGGCAGTCAGATCCAGAAAGAGTGCATTTAAAACTTCCAATCTTTAAGGTAAACTTGTGAAGCCATACAGAATAAGAGCATATCTAGAAGTACATAACAATCCTtaaatttttctcttttaagtTGTGAATAGGATCgatcttttttaatttctatatttCCAGGAATATGAAGCGTCTTGGAGGATTTGCAATTCTGTGCCTATGGATGGTAGAGGCCTTGGAAAATTGCCCCGATTCTTGCAGATGCTTCCAGAAAAAGAATCTGGAGGCAACCGATGTTAACTGTTATAAACGTGGACTTCGCCATTTTCCATTAACGTTTCCTCTGGACTCGTGGATCTTAAAAATGGGTGAGAAAAATCTACTTAGTTCAACATTTTGAAATTTCCAGAAAAGAGCTCCTGAATCCAACTAAGAAAAAATTACGAGCTCTCATTGAAATCGGATTGTGAATCTTGACAAAATGCTTGTAAAACAAGCATTAATGATTCACTTCTACTTGCCactaaattattcatttatgttcTATCCTTTATCTCCTTTATTCACAAGGTGAAAACATAATTCAGGAACTTCCAGCAAACATCTTAAGCTCTCTCCCCAAACTCGAGAGTGTAAACTTGGAACGCAATTCAATTAAATCTATAAACCCCCAGGCTTTTTCTGGTGCCAGCAAACTGATGCTTCTGAACCTGAATGGAAACCGGATAACCAATCTCCCCACAAAGGGATTCAAAGACCTTCTCAACCTCCGTTTTCTCATGCTGGGCCAAAATCAGATTGCCAATGTCAAATCTGACATGTTTATTGGCATGAGAAACCTGTCAGATTTAGACCTGCCCATGAACTCTCTTAGCAGCCTTCCACCTAATGCCTTCAGACCCCTGATCGCTCTCAAAGTATTGGATCTTGCCCTAAACCACATTGAAAAAATCTCTCCAAAAGCCTTCTCTGGCCTCGAAGAGTTGCTTTTTCTTAATCTAGATAACAATCGGCTAAAGGACATCCCGGGTGGGATTTTCAAGACTGTTAGCAACCTGGAGATGCTGGTGCTGGATAATAATCTTCTCTCCACCCTAAGTTCGTCCATGTTAGAGGGACTGTCAAACCTCCAGGAGCTCTATGTGAGAAAAAACATGATCACAATCCTGCCAGCTGATGTTTTCCGCCATACCCCCAAACTTGCCCAGGTGGCCCTAAGCGGGAATCAGCTTCACACAATTGATGGGAATATGTTGGCCAACATACAGGGTAAGCATTTGACTGATGATTACTGTAGTATTCTTAAGCTATAACATCGTTCATAGGACCATTGTCAAGCTTTCTATAATTTCCAAATGCCCAAGGACTTTTAGATAGCAAGCTGAAACAATTTACAGTAATAATGTATGTGGTGTAGCAGTTCAAATCATTTAATGTAATCTAATCACATCATCTTCATAACTGTATTGATCATTCCATAATTTTAGGACTAAAGCATGTCTATTTGCATGACAACCCATGGAAATGTGACTGCGACATCAACTCTCTGCTGCAATACATCAATCAAACCCAGGGGAATCGTGCTCCTCTGGAAAAGCTGTGGTGTGTAAGTCCAGAGGAACATCGTGGCAAACCTATGCACAAACTCAAATCAGAGGGTCTTCTCTGTGACGGCTAGTTAGACTCTGTCTCATCTGATATCATGACAGTTTAAATGCATGAGACTTTATGTAACTGAAAGGTAAAACTTTATGTAAATGACTTTGACAAAACAATCATAGGGGAGCTGTTGATGCAGATAATCGCTATTATTTCCTTCTCACATGACTCTGTTATTTTTAGACCACCTGGAGCAGCATATTACTACACCATATGCTCACTTGTGGTagtgcaattattttttatcttctttactgatatggatttttttttttgctgaagaagttaatgtaCTAATTGTTAAAGAGGTCAGTTTTTTCTTAAAGTCTTatctaatttttatatattgataaATGAATtgataaaagttattttttattaaatatatttttaagcctaataaaatattgttagaTTACtaacatttacagtatgtaatCATCCTGTTTATTAGAAAATTCACATCATGGAAATATTAAATCATGTACAGCAATTTCACAATTCTGTCATCGCTATGGGTGAACATATAAGTAGCACTGAGACTGCAGGTGCTCTTGCAAAATtgatgtacactttttttttttacaaggaagGGAAGcttagaaaaataaagaatcCCCTGTGCTTGCAAGCAAGCTAAAAACTCCCACCACCACATGAGAAAGAATTCCTCATCAAATTGTTACAGCAAAAAAAGCCCCAATTGAAATCGTCATCCTACAACCAAATTCCACCTGGTTGCTGAGGCAGCAGATTCTGACTGTGTGATGGGATTTTGAGTGCTGGGGAACTTCTACAGCTTTAAACTTTTTCTGAAGACACATCTGTGCTTTTCGCAATAAAAATACACCTCACATGccttacaaaacaaatgaaatggtTTCTATGGATTAATGGtagaataaataattaacagtAAGTAATAAAACAATACCACAACATTGTTACTGTGTCAACATTTGGAACACATGCAGTCATAACATacagaaaatatacaaacagaaaaaaaagctgtttcaattcggggtttttttgtttgttttgttattgtcaAGGCCCTCATATAACAGTTGTGTGGTCTTTACCACCCAAATAAGGACACAACAGATTTAAATTTGTAGAACTTCTGTTTCAAAAAGTAAtccaacatttaaaaatgaaggGAAGAAATATCTATACATCTTTCTACCGACACTATATGATAGTAATTAGCATCCAAGTGTTAGGAGTGCAACTATTTCTATAAAATCTAAAGTTTCAGCAGTTTAGTCTTCAAAACCAAGATGAAATAACATCTGCTATGACCTCAAATTGCTGCTT contains:
- the si:dkey-1j5.4 gene encoding uncharacterized protein si:dkey-1j5.4, which produces MKRLGGFAILCLWMVEALENCPDSCRCFQKKNLEATDVNCYKRGLRHFPLTFPLDSWILKMGENIIQELPANILSSLPKLESVNLERNSIKSINPQAFSGASKLMLLNLNGNRITNLPTKGFKDLLNLRFLMLGQNQIANVKSDMFIGMRNLSDLDLPMNSLSSLPPNAFRPLIALKVLDLALNHIEKISPKAFSGLEELLFLNLDNNRLKDIPGGIFKTVSNLEMLVLDNNLLSTLSSSMLEGLSNLQELYVRKNMITILPADVFRHTPKLAQVALSGNQLHTIDGNMLANIQGLKHVYLHDNPWKCDCDINSLLQYINQTQGNRAPLEKLWCVSPEEHRGKPMHKLKSEGLLCDG